The Obesumbacterium proteus DNA window TAAGATGCCGACGTTTAGATTTTCCTTATTGGTTTTATTTGAGATGGGGTTCGGCCACGTCATCGTTCCGATGTGGCCGATTTTTAAAACGAAACAATTTGCATAAATAAGCCTGAGTCTTGGGCATAAATAAAATACGGAGACACCTGCATGATAAGTACACCGATGTTGGTGACCTTTTTGGTCTACATCTTGGGAATGATCGTCATTGGTTTAGTGGCTTATCGCGCCACGAATAATTTTGATGACTACATTTTGGGCGGACGCAGTTTAGGCAGCGTTGTCACGGCGCTGTCGGCAGGCGCTTCCGATATGAGCGGCTGGCTATTGATGGGGCTTCCTGGCGCGATTTATCTTTCAGGGATCTCTGAAAGCTGGATTGCGATTGGTTTAACCGTGGGGGCATATCTGAACTGGAAGCTGGTGGCAGGGCGTTTGCGCGTTCACACCGAGGCCAATAATAACGCACTGACGCTGCCGGATTATTTCACGAGTCGCTTCGAAGATACCAGCAAACTGCTGCGAGTGATCTCGGCAATTGTCATTTTGGTGTTCTTCACTATCTATTGTGCTTCCGGCATTGTGGCGGGCGCTCGCCTGTTTGAAAGCACCTTTGGAATGAGTTACGAGACAGCGTTGTGGGCCGGTGCGGCAGCAACAATTATCTATACCTTCATCGGTGGTTTCTTGGCCGTAAGCTGGACGGATACCGTTCAGGCCAGCCTGATGATTTTTGCTCTGATCTTAACCCCGGTTATCGTTATTTTAGCCGTGGGCGGTATTGATACCTCGATGTTGGTGATCGAAGCTAAAAACCCAGCAAACCTCGATATGTTCAAGGGGCTGAATCTGATCGCGATTATCTCATTAATGGGGTGGGGTCTAGGCTACTTTGGTCAGCCACATATCTTAGCGCGCTTCATGGCGGCTGATTCACACCATACTATTCGTAAAGCACGCCGGATCAGCATGACATGGATGATTCTGTGCTTAGGCGGCGCGGTTGCAGTTGGTTTCTTCGGTATTGCCTATTTTGAGAATAACCCAAGCCAAGCGGGAACCGTTTCTGAAAATGGCGAGCGTGTCTTTATCGAACTGGCGAAGATCTTATTTAACCCGTGGATTGCGGGAATATTGTTGTCGGCAATTCTTGCTGCGGTAATGAGTACGTTAAGCTGTCAGCTGTTAGTGTGTTCTAGCGCGATTACCGAAGACTTATACAAGGCTTTCTTCCGTAAAAAAGCCTCACAGCGCGAGCTG harbors:
- the putP gene encoding sodium/proline symporter PutP, whose protein sequence is MISTPMLVTFLVYILGMIVIGLVAYRATNNFDDYILGGRSLGSVVTALSAGASDMSGWLLMGLPGAIYLSGISESWIAIGLTVGAYLNWKLVAGRLRVHTEANNNALTLPDYFTSRFEDTSKLLRVISAIVILVFFTIYCASGIVAGARLFESTFGMSYETALWAGAAATIIYTFIGGFLAVSWTDTVQASLMIFALILTPVIVILAVGGIDTSMLVIEAKNPANLDMFKGLNLIAIISLMGWGLGYFGQPHILARFMAADSHHTIRKARRISMTWMILCLGGAVAVGFFGIAYFENNPSQAGTVSENGERVFIELAKILFNPWIAGILLSAILAAVMSTLSCQLLVCSSAITEDLYKAFFRKKASQRELVWVGRLMVLVVALIAIALAANPENRVLGLVSYAWAGFGAAFGPVVLISVMWSRMTRNGALVGMIIGAATVIIWKQYGWFNLYEIIPGFIFASVAIVVVSLMGKTPSQAIQTRFADAEAEFKTV